One Streptomyces sp. B21-105 genomic region harbors:
- a CDS encoding Txe/YoeB family addiction module toxin, with translation MRLVFEDQGWEDYTSWLKSDRKMLARINKLIEDVKRDPFTGIGKPEPLKYHLPGAWSRRTDDEHRLVYLVRDKEIVILAARYHY, from the coding sequence GTGAGGCTTGTCTTTGAGGATCAGGGCTGGGAGGACTACACGTCCTGGCTCAAGAGCGACCGCAAGATGCTGGCCCGGATCAACAAGCTCATCGAGGACGTCAAGCGTGACCCCTTCACAGGGATCGGCAAGCCCGAGCCGCTGAAGTACCACTTGCCGGGGGCGTGGTCGCGGCGGACCGACGACGAGCACCGGCTCGTCTACCTGGTTAGGGACAAGGAGATCGTCATCCTCGCCGCCCGCTACCACTACTGA
- a CDS encoding PadR family transcriptional regulator, which yields MALEHAILVSLAEKSATGYDLARRFDASIGYFWKASHQQIYKVLGRMERVGWVEFETVAQDGRPDKKVYVLTSAGRDELGVWTSKATPVEYLRSEFAVKLRALPFGNSTAIVEEVRTRRRVHEERLAYYAESAARFYPDPDALRPDQMGAWLVLRGGMLAEETGLAWCEEILQRLAPEETDR from the coding sequence ATGGCTTTGGAGCACGCGATTCTTGTGTCCTTGGCGGAGAAGTCCGCCACGGGATACGACCTGGCGCGTCGGTTCGACGCATCGATCGGTTACTTCTGGAAGGCCAGCCACCAGCAGATCTACAAGGTGCTGGGCCGGATGGAGCGCGTGGGCTGGGTCGAGTTCGAGACCGTGGCCCAGGACGGGCGACCCGACAAGAAGGTCTACGTTCTGACATCGGCTGGTCGCGATGAGCTGGGTGTGTGGACATCCAAGGCAACGCCGGTCGAGTACCTGCGCAGCGAGTTCGCGGTCAAGCTTCGGGCCCTGCCATTCGGAAACTCGACCGCGATCGTCGAAGAGGTCCGCACCCGCCGCCGGGTGCACGAAGAACGCCTCGCCTACTACGCCGAGAGCGCCGCGCGCTTCTATCCCGACCCGGACGCCCTGCGCCCGGACCAGATGGGCGCCTGGCTCGTCCTGCGAGGGGGAATGCTGGCCGAGGAGACCGGCCTGGCCTGGTGCGAGGAGATTCTGCAGCGGCTGGCGCCCGAGGAGACGGACCGATGA
- a CDS encoding NADPH-dependent 2,4-dienoyl-CoA reductase has protein sequence MNPYPHLLEPLDLGHTMLRNRVVMGSMHTGMEDRARHLPELAAYFAERAKGGVALAVTGGYAPNWHGWLLPFGAQMTSRRSADKHRIVTDAVHEHDGKIVMQILHAGRYAYHPFKRAASDIKSPITPFRAPKAMSTREVDRTIDDFAASAVLARRAGYDGVEIMGSEGYLINQMLTARTNNRTDRWGGGAANRMRFPVEIVERVREAVGDDFIVMYRMSLLDLVDDAQNWEETVELAHRIEAAGVSLINTGIGWHEARIPTIVMSVPRAAFAWVTAKLKAEVTVPVVASNRINTPEVAEKIIALGQADMVSMARPLLADPFFVQKAGDGRADQINTCIACNQACLDHGFVNKRVSCLVNPRAGHETTLVLSPTRAVKRVAVVGAGPAGLAAAAELSGRGHTVELFEARDEIGGQFRLAMEIPGKEEFRETIRYFSRRMKINGVKVHLGVRASVDDLTDFDEIVVATGVEPRVPTIPGVDHPSVVGYQDVLRGIATVGERVAVLGAGGIGFDVSEFLLHDVGESVQHWNQRWGVTDPSLERGGLTTKVKAPPRRQVTLLQRKTTELGKTLGKTTGWVHRQTLKDSGVEMVKGVTYDRIDDDGLHITVAVGDDTTESRVLDVDTIILCTGQESVRDLIEPLEALGRPVHVIGGADVAAELDAKRAIRQATELAARL, from the coding sequence GTGAACCCCTACCCGCACTTGCTGGAACCCCTCGACCTGGGCCACACGATGCTGCGCAACCGCGTCGTCATGGGGTCGATGCACACCGGCATGGAGGACCGCGCCAGGCATCTGCCCGAACTCGCGGCCTACTTCGCCGAGCGCGCGAAGGGTGGCGTCGCCCTGGCGGTGACCGGTGGCTATGCACCGAACTGGCACGGCTGGCTGCTCCCGTTCGGAGCGCAGATGACGTCGAGGCGCTCTGCCGACAAGCATCGAATCGTGACCGACGCGGTGCACGAGCACGACGGCAAGATCGTGATGCAGATCCTCCACGCCGGGCGTTACGCCTACCATCCGTTCAAGCGGGCGGCGTCGGACATCAAATCGCCCATCACTCCGTTCCGAGCCCCCAAGGCGATGTCGACCAGGGAAGTCGACCGGACCATCGACGACTTCGCCGCCTCGGCGGTCCTCGCCCGCCGCGCGGGCTACGACGGCGTCGAGATCATGGGGTCCGAGGGCTACCTGATCAATCAGATGCTGACCGCGCGCACCAACAACCGCACGGACCGCTGGGGCGGCGGCGCCGCCAACCGGATGCGCTTTCCGGTCGAGATCGTCGAGCGAGTCCGCGAGGCTGTCGGCGACGACTTCATCGTGATGTACCGGATGAGCCTGCTCGACCTGGTCGACGACGCGCAGAACTGGGAGGAGACCGTCGAGCTGGCCCACAGGATCGAGGCCGCCGGCGTCTCGCTCATCAACACCGGCATCGGCTGGCACGAGGCCCGGATACCCACGATCGTGATGTCCGTGCCCCGCGCGGCGTTCGCGTGGGTCACGGCCAAACTCAAGGCCGAGGTCACGGTTCCTGTCGTCGCATCCAACCGGATCAACACGCCCGAGGTCGCCGAGAAGATCATCGCCTTGGGCCAGGCCGACATGGTCTCGATGGCCCGGCCGTTGCTGGCCGACCCGTTCTTCGTCCAGAAGGCAGGCGATGGGCGTGCCGACCAGATCAACACCTGCATTGCCTGCAATCAAGCGTGTCTCGACCACGGTTTCGTCAACAAGCGCGTGAGCTGTCTGGTCAACCCCCGCGCGGGTCACGAGACCACGCTGGTCCTGTCGCCGACTCGGGCCGTCAAGCGGGTCGCGGTCGTCGGCGCAGGTCCAGCCGGTCTCGCGGCCGCGGCCGAGTTGTCCGGGCGCGGCCACACCGTCGAGCTCTTCGAAGCGCGCGATGAAATCGGCGGACAGTTCCGACTCGCCATGGAAATACCCGGCAAGGAGGAGTTCCGCGAGACGATTCGCTACTTCTCGCGCCGGATGAAGATCAACGGGGTGAAAGTCCACCTCGGCGTCCGCGCGAGCGTCGACGACCTGACGGACTTCGACGAGATTGTCGTCGCGACGGGCGTCGAGCCGCGCGTGCCGACGATCCCAGGCGTCGACCACCCATCGGTCGTCGGCTACCAGGACGTTCTTCGTGGCATCGCCACCGTCGGGGAACGGGTCGCGGTGCTGGGTGCAGGCGGCATCGGCTTCGACGTGTCGGAGTTCCTGCTGCACGACGTCGGCGAGTCGGTGCAGCACTGGAACCAGCGCTGGGGAGTGACAGACCCGTCCCTGGAGCGCGGTGGCCTGACAACGAAGGTCAAGGCGCCGCCCCGCCGACAGGTCACCCTGCTCCAACGCAAGACAACCGAGCTCGGCAAGACCTTGGGCAAGACGACCGGCTGGGTCCACCGCCAGACACTCAAGGACTCCGGCGTCGAGATGGTCAAGGGTGTGACCTACGACCGGATCGACGACGACGGCCTGCACATCACGGTCGCCGTCGGCGACGACACCACCGAGTCACGGGTACTCGACGTCGACACGATCATCCTGTGCACGGGCCAGGAGTCGGTCCGCGATCTGATCGAACCGCTCGAAGCGCTGGGCCGCCCGGTCCACGTCATCGGCGGCGCCGACGTCGCCGCCGAGCTCGACGCCAAGCGAGCCATCCGGCAGGCCACCGAGCTCGCCGCCCGGCTCTGA
- a CDS encoding acyl-CoA dehydrogenase, translated as MSYNPPINEYEFFLRRVMNGAEHLADVTNGEYDIDDVLAILRPAAELAADVLQDTNVSGDRVAARIENGQVVTAPGMREAYAKFTGAGWSSVGAPVQAGGAPRIVSAALTELWSAANPAFAMCSGLSQGAVAAISWSGTPEQKSVYLEPMVEGRWTGTMNLTEPQAGSDLAAIRTLARPQDDQTWRVSGQKIYVSWGDHDLTENIVHLVLARTPDAPSGLRGLSLFIVPKFLPDADGRPGRANGVTPIALEHKMGIKGSPTCVLQYEDATGFLLGELNQGLPAMFVMMNLSRLGAGIWALGIADRAHQAAHHYAHERVQGRVLDEPEGTPIARHPDVARLLSSSAGIITAMRGLMLQTSIHLDRAFAGDAESFELTDFLTPVVKGWMTEEAIGVTSDAVQVHGGAGFIEDTGVAQYYRDVRIAAIYEGTTAIQANDFLGRKILRDRAGTASRVLDMIETDVRHLAEAEHPVAVATSERMTRSLASIRDVTALLLDHAAAGRRRDAYAGGVPYLKMWGLVLGGWIHVRTLQAVLDTRDGTSDQSHRRISEANAYRAHHLSRVAAHAQSASAGETG; from the coding sequence ATGAGCTACAACCCACCGATCAACGAGTACGAGTTCTTCCTGCGCCGCGTCATGAACGGCGCCGAGCACCTGGCGGACGTGACCAACGGCGAATACGACATCGACGACGTCCTGGCCATTCTGCGGCCGGCCGCCGAACTGGCCGCCGACGTACTGCAGGACACCAACGTCTCCGGCGACCGGGTCGCAGCGCGCATCGAGAACGGGCAGGTCGTCACCGCACCCGGCATGCGCGAGGCCTACGCGAAGTTCACCGGGGCGGGCTGGAGCAGCGTAGGTGCACCGGTCCAAGCCGGCGGCGCTCCCCGAATCGTCTCGGCAGCTCTCACCGAACTGTGGAGCGCCGCGAACCCTGCATTCGCCATGTGCAGCGGACTGAGCCAAGGCGCCGTCGCCGCGATCTCCTGGTCCGGCACACCCGAGCAGAAATCCGTCTACCTCGAGCCGATGGTCGAAGGCCGCTGGACCGGCACGATGAACCTGACGGAGCCCCAGGCCGGCTCGGATCTCGCCGCGATCCGCACCCTCGCTCGACCGCAGGACGATCAGACATGGCGGGTGAGCGGTCAGAAGATCTACGTCTCCTGGGGCGACCACGACCTGACCGAGAACATCGTGCACCTCGTGCTCGCTCGAACGCCGGACGCACCGTCAGGGCTACGGGGACTGTCACTGTTCATCGTCCCCAAATTCCTTCCCGACGCCGATGGCCGCCCGGGCCGCGCGAACGGGGTCACCCCCATCGCACTCGAGCACAAGATGGGCATCAAAGGCAGCCCGACCTGCGTCCTGCAGTACGAGGACGCAACCGGCTTTCTCCTGGGGGAGCTGAACCAGGGGCTCCCGGCGATGTTCGTGATGATGAACCTCAGCCGCCTCGGCGCCGGCATCTGGGCCCTCGGCATCGCCGACCGCGCCCACCAGGCGGCTCACCACTACGCCCACGAGCGTGTCCAGGGCAGGGTCCTGGACGAGCCCGAAGGCACACCCATCGCCCGCCACCCCGACGTAGCGCGCCTGTTGTCCTCGTCGGCCGGCATCATCACCGCCATGCGTGGGCTGATGCTGCAAACCAGCATCCACCTCGACCGGGCATTCGCCGGCGACGCCGAGAGCTTCGAGCTCACCGACTTCCTCACCCCCGTCGTGAAGGGCTGGATGACCGAGGAAGCCATCGGGGTCACCTCCGACGCCGTCCAGGTCCATGGCGGCGCCGGCTTCATCGAGGACACCGGCGTCGCCCAGTACTACCGCGACGTCCGCATCGCTGCAATCTACGAAGGCACCACCGCGATCCAGGCCAACGACTTCCTCGGCCGCAAGATTCTGCGAGATCGAGCCGGCACCGCCTCCCGCGTGCTCGACATGATCGAGACCGATGTCCGCCATCTGGCCGAAGCCGAACACCCGGTAGCCGTCGCGACGTCCGAGCGAATGACGCGCTCCCTCGCCTCGATTCGAGACGTCACCGCCCTTCTGCTGGACCACGCAGCCGCGGGCCGCCGACGTGACGCCTATGCCGGCGGCGTCCCCTATCTCAAGATGTGGGGCCTGGTCCTCGGAGGCTGGATCCACGTCCGAACGCTCCAGGCCGTCCTCGACACCCGCGACGGCACCTCCGACCAGAGCCACCGCCGGATATCCGAAGCCAACGCCTACCGCGCTCACCACCTCAGCCGCGTCGCGGCGCACGCGCAGTCCGCGAGCGCAGGAGAAACCGGCTAA
- a CDS encoding NADP-dependent oxidoreductase translates to MRAAVYRSLGGPDVVEVAEVDKPVPGLSEIRIKVQAAALNPADAAAWGGVFPAPPEGAAYGLGWDVAGVVDAVGPGSHWTPGQPVIAFSHGLPLGLNRGQAEYIVVPSQGIAAAPAGVDPVQAATIPLNGLTAAQSVELLGIQAGQTVLITGAEGAVGGYAVQLAKRRGAVVIATDLSPDGVFATRVAGADVYVAASQTPAEDVRKVRPEGVDAVLDTARLGQAVIGAVADGGRFVTTRLDALPQAERDIRVLLTQVGPDAAMLTTLSDLAAAGDLALRVAESYPLQEAAQAHARMIKGGLQGRVVLTME, encoded by the coding sequence ATGCGCGCAGCTGTCTACCGTTCGCTCGGCGGCCCGGACGTCGTCGAGGTCGCCGAGGTCGACAAGCCCGTTCCGGGCTTGAGCGAGATTCGCATCAAGGTTCAGGCGGCCGCACTCAATCCGGCCGATGCGGCGGCCTGGGGCGGGGTCTTCCCCGCTCCGCCGGAGGGAGCCGCCTATGGTCTCGGCTGGGATGTCGCCGGCGTTGTCGACGCCGTCGGCCCGGGTAGCCACTGGACGCCCGGACAGCCCGTCATCGCGTTCAGTCACGGCTTGCCCCTGGGGCTGAACCGGGGGCAGGCCGAGTACATCGTGGTTCCTTCCCAGGGGATCGCCGCGGCGCCCGCGGGTGTCGACCCCGTCCAGGCCGCCACCATCCCACTCAACGGCCTGACCGCGGCCCAGTCCGTCGAACTCCTCGGCATCCAGGCGGGCCAGACCGTGCTCATCACCGGCGCCGAGGGGGCGGTCGGCGGCTACGCGGTGCAGCTGGCCAAGCGCCGGGGAGCGGTGGTCATCGCGACTGACCTCTCGCCCGACGGCGTGTTCGCGACCAGGGTGGCAGGCGCCGATGTGTACGTGGCGGCGTCGCAGACGCCGGCCGAGGACGTCCGCAAGGTACGTCCCGAAGGGGTCGACGCCGTGCTGGACACCGCCAGGCTGGGTCAAGCAGTCATCGGCGCGGTGGCGGACGGCGGCAGGTTCGTGACCACACGGCTCGACGCCCTGCCCCAGGCCGAGCGGGACATCCGGGTGCTGCTGACGCAGGTCGGCCCGGACGCAGCGATGCTGACGACGCTGTCCGATCTGGCCGCGGCGGGAGACCTGGCGCTGCGCGTGGCCGAGAGCTACCCGCTGCAGGAAGCCGCGCAGGCTCACGCGCGCATGATCAAGGGCGGACTCCAGGGACGTGTCGTCCTCACCATGGAGTGA
- a CDS encoding MerR family transcriptional regulator — MRIGEVAEQAGVSVRALRYYEEQRLLGPTRTAGGQREYQDGSVERVRMIQQLYAAGLSSRLVREVLPRCMNEGAAPHGFTDSLITERARIDRQINDLTAVRARLDEIIAVATDPSHPHHRHPVRAGVAAGTA, encoded by the coding sequence ATGCGGATCGGAGAGGTCGCCGAACAGGCGGGAGTGAGCGTTCGGGCGCTGCGCTACTACGAGGAGCAGCGGCTGCTCGGCCCCACGCGTACCGCCGGGGGTCAGCGGGAGTACCAGGACGGCTCGGTCGAGCGGGTCAGGATGATCCAGCAGCTGTACGCCGCCGGCCTGTCGAGCAGGCTCGTCCGCGAGGTCCTGCCGCGGTGCATGAACGAAGGCGCCGCGCCCCATGGGTTCACCGACAGCCTCATCACCGAACGGGCCCGCATCGACCGCCAGATCAACGACCTGACGGCAGTACGCGCCCGCCTCGACGAGATCATCGCCGTGGCGACGGACCCCAGCCACCCGCATCACCGCCACCCCGTACGCGCCGGCGTCGCCGCCGGCACCGCCTGA
- a CDS encoding DJ-1/PfpI family protein, which yields MDTPTPSPKPKALIVIPSAAVLPLTEPAGHPGVSTGFYLVEMAQVLKEFGDDYEFTFATPGGLVPQLEINGLGLPMHAGARSGAAMVSATAAQAFRFDVDTFRAKRPELVARRDSELALSCRYLGRLPVSESLPGSDKEVVVLRDELIKSMQDLPEHTFPSVEQLVHRHRDPEDSFDLGAFDFVHMPGGHAPMVDFVDNPWLGELLHTLRESQVLISLICHAPIAMASAKYRVSPDDTVVTDPEHAFKGARVTTVAKSAELFVLSNGYLKIPGKKVRMGYFIDEALKDAGYQVQTTTNPAAVKVIWEEGVRLLTSNGPHAIDEHTARLRTLLACH from the coding sequence GTGGATACCCCCACCCCCTCGCCCAAGCCCAAGGCGCTGATCGTCATCCCGTCGGCCGCTGTCCTGCCGCTCACCGAACCGGCGGGCCACCCCGGCGTATCCACCGGGTTCTACCTGGTCGAGATGGCGCAGGTCCTCAAGGAATTCGGCGACGACTACGAGTTCACCTTCGCCACCCCCGGCGGACTCGTCCCGCAGCTCGAGATCAACGGCCTGGGCCTGCCGATGCACGCCGGCGCCAGGTCCGGCGCCGCGATGGTCTCGGCCACCGCGGCACAGGCGTTCCGCTTCGATGTCGACACCTTCCGCGCCAAGCGGCCGGAACTGGTCGCCCGCCGGGACAGTGAACTCGCCCTCTCCTGCCGCTACCTGGGCCGCCTGCCCGTCTCCGAGTCGCTGCCGGGCAGCGACAAGGAGGTCGTGGTACTGCGTGACGAGCTGATCAAGTCGATGCAGGATCTGCCGGAGCACACCTTCCCCTCCGTCGAACAGCTCGTGCACAGACACCGCGACCCCGAGGACTCCTTCGACCTGGGCGCGTTCGACTTCGTGCACATGCCCGGCGGCCACGCCCCCATGGTCGACTTCGTCGACAACCCCTGGCTCGGCGAACTCCTGCACACCCTGCGGGAGAGCCAGGTGCTGATCTCGCTGATCTGCCACGCCCCCATCGCCATGGCCTCGGCCAAGTACCGGGTGAGCCCAGACGACACCGTCGTCACCGACCCCGAGCACGCCTTCAAGGGCGCGCGCGTGACCACGGTCGCCAAGTCCGCCGAACTCTTCGTCCTCAGCAACGGCTACCTCAAAATCCCCGGCAAGAAGGTGCGCATGGGCTACTTCATCGACGAAGCCCTCAAGGACGCCGGCTACCAGGTGCAGACCACCACCAACCCGGCCGCCGTCAAGGTCATCTGGGAGGAGGGTGTCCGCCTGCTCACCAGCAACGGCCCCCACGCCATCGACGAGCACACCGCCCGCCTGCGCACCCTCCTGGCCTGCCACTGA
- a CDS encoding SDR family oxidoreductase, producing the protein MQIANSVALVTGANRGLGHHFVTQLLERGAAKVYATARNPENVDLPGAEVLGLDITDPASVAAAAAAATDVTLLVNNAGINTMNDLVNGDADQIELEMNTAFYGPLRMIRAFAPILKAGGGGAIVNVLSAASWFPSEHWGAYHAAKAAAWSLTNSVRLELSGQSTLVTGVYLGPTDTDLARGLSFPFKLNDPADVIRAALDGVEAGQSEVLADALSAQFKANLALDPATIYTPSTTTA; encoded by the coding sequence ATGCAGATCGCCAATTCCGTCGCCCTTGTCACCGGTGCGAACCGCGGCCTCGGCCATCACTTCGTCACACAACTGCTGGAGCGGGGGGCTGCCAAGGTGTACGCCACCGCACGCAACCCCGAGAACGTCGACCTGCCCGGCGCGGAGGTGCTCGGGCTCGACATCACCGACCCGGCCTCCGTGGCGGCTGCGGCGGCAGCCGCCACGGACGTGACGCTGCTGGTGAACAATGCCGGCATCAACACCATGAACGATCTGGTCAACGGGGATGCGGACCAGATCGAACTGGAGATGAACACCGCCTTTTACGGGCCGTTGCGCATGATCCGGGCCTTCGCTCCGATCCTGAAGGCGGGTGGCGGCGGGGCGATCGTCAACGTCTTGTCGGCGGCCTCTTGGTTCCCTTCCGAGCACTGGGGCGCCTACCACGCGGCCAAAGCCGCTGCCTGGAGCCTGACCAACAGTGTCCGCCTCGAACTCTCCGGGCAGAGCACCTTGGTCACCGGTGTGTATCTGGGGCCGACCGACACCGACTTGGCCCGGGGGCTGTCGTTCCCGTTCAAGCTGAACGACCCCGCCGACGTCATCAGGGCCGCGCTCGACGGAGTTGAGGCAGGGCAGTCCGAAGTCCTGGCCGACGCGCTCTCCGCTCAGTTCAAAGCGAACCTCGCCCTCGACCCCGCCACGATCTACACACCGAGCACGACCACGGCCTGA
- a CDS encoding ATP-binding protein → MVDFVGRRQELATLERELQKVATGVGGERPGRCVMLRGRRRVGKSRLVERFAERSGAPFLFYAATGASPRDDLARLARDAQASTLPLAGLVAAARPESWDAAFDVLAAALPADRSSVLVIDEVPYLMDADGAFEGMLQRAWDRVLETKPVLLVLIGSDLSMMEALNSYGRPFHQRGREMVLGPLNPAEVGQMLGLDPAEAFDAALVTGGLPLICAEWPRGAGLWDFLGEALSDPVSALLVSAERSLAAEFPPQAQARTVLAAIGSGERTFTNIARAAGGIRATPLQRALELLTDKRIVAAELPVSLRPSKDRRYRVKDPYLRFWLHLLGPSMEEIERGRGDLTLARIRESWTSWRGRAVEPLVREALARILPDDRLPAVPAVGGYWTRTNDVEIDIVGADRAPIAKELLFVGSIKWLEQSPFDRHDLAALYRHRAALTDEPVPVVAVSRSGVDCPGLDATYDPGDLLTSWPL, encoded by the coding sequence GTGGTTGATTTCGTAGGCCGTCGGCAGGAGCTGGCGACACTGGAGCGAGAGCTGCAGAAGGTGGCGACAGGGGTTGGCGGGGAGCGGCCCGGTCGGTGCGTGATGTTGCGCGGGCGGCGCCGAGTGGGCAAGTCGCGACTGGTCGAGCGGTTTGCAGAGCGCTCCGGTGCCCCGTTCCTGTTCTACGCGGCGACCGGTGCGTCCCCCAGGGATGATCTGGCGCGACTGGCCCGGGACGCTCAAGCGTCGACGCTGCCGTTGGCGGGGCTGGTGGCCGCCGCGCGGCCGGAGAGCTGGGACGCCGCGTTCGATGTGCTGGCCGCGGCGCTGCCCGCCGACCGGTCGAGCGTGCTGGTCATCGATGAGGTGCCATACCTGATGGATGCCGATGGCGCCTTTGAGGGGATGCTGCAACGGGCCTGGGACCGGGTGCTGGAGACCAAGCCAGTGCTGCTGGTCCTCATCGGCTCCGATCTGTCGATGATGGAGGCCCTGAACAGCTACGGACGCCCCTTCCACCAGCGCGGCCGGGAGATGGTGCTAGGACCACTGAACCCCGCCGAGGTGGGGCAGATGCTCGGGCTGGATCCGGCGGAAGCCTTCGATGCCGCGCTGGTCACCGGCGGGCTGCCGCTGATCTGCGCGGAGTGGCCGCGAGGCGCAGGGCTGTGGGACTTCCTCGGCGAGGCGTTGAGCGACCCGGTCTCGGCCCTGCTGGTGTCGGCCGAGCGTTCGCTGGCTGCCGAATTCCCCCCGCAGGCTCAGGCGCGTACGGTGCTGGCGGCTATCGGCAGTGGTGAGCGGACCTTCACCAACATCGCTCGTGCAGCCGGCGGAATCCGGGCAACGCCGCTGCAGCGAGCGCTGGAGCTGCTTACGGACAAGCGGATCGTCGCGGCGGAGCTGCCCGTGTCGCTGCGTCCGTCGAAGGATCGCCGCTACCGGGTGAAGGATCCCTACCTGCGGTTTTGGCTGCACCTGCTCGGCCCCTCCATGGAGGAGATCGAGCGGGGGCGGGGCGATCTGACCTTGGCGCGGATCCGGGAGAGCTGGACCAGCTGGCGCGGCCGGGCCGTCGAGCCCCTTGTCCGCGAGGCCCTGGCGCGGATACTGCCCGACGATCGGCTTCCCGCGGTCCCCGCGGTGGGCGGCTACTGGACCCGTACCAACGACGTTGAGATCGATATCGTCGGGGCGGACCGCGCCCCCATTGCCAAGGAGCTGCTCTTCGTTGGGTCCATCAAGTGGCTGGAGCAGTCGCCCTTCGACCGGCACGACTTGGCCGCTCTCTATCGACACCGGGCCGCCCTCACCGACGAACCTGTTCCAGTCGTGGCGGTTTCGCGCAGCGGAGTCGACTGCCCGGGCCTCGATGCCACCTACGACCCCGGCGATTTGCTGACCTCCTGGCCGCTGTGA
- a CDS encoding nucleotidyltransferase domain-containing protein: MTAEDVLSVLALLQRARVDVWIGGGWGIDALIGEQTREHRDLDLMHRKDHEAAVMAALSGMGFEESLDSRPVRFVVTHLDGREIDLHPLVFAEDGSAAQASFELERPFLYPSSRFVTGVISGTTVPCLSAEQQVYFHQGYEPSDRDRHDMAQLRRVFGISTHF; this comes from the coding sequence ATGACAGCTGAGGATGTGTTGTCTGTCTTGGCCCTGCTGCAAAGGGCACGGGTTGACGTCTGGATCGGCGGAGGCTGGGGGATCGATGCTTTGATCGGCGAGCAGACCCGGGAGCATCGCGACCTGGACTTGATGCATCGGAAGGATCATGAAGCCGCGGTCATGGCGGCCCTGTCCGGAATGGGTTTCGAAGAGAGCCTGGACTCGCGGCCCGTCCGGTTCGTCGTAACGCATCTGGACGGCCGAGAGATCGACCTTCACCCGCTGGTCTTCGCCGAGGACGGCTCAGCAGCGCAGGCATCGTTTGAGCTGGAGCGACCGTTCCTGTATCCCTCCTCACGCTTTGTGACGGGCGTCATCAGCGGAACGACCGTCCCGTGTCTCTCAGCTGAGCAGCAGGTTTACTTCCACCAGGGTTATGAGCCATCCGATCGTGATCGTCACGACATGGCCCAACTCCGCCGAGTCTTCGGGATCTCCACTCATTTTTGA
- a CDS encoding sugar O-acetyltransferase gives MTHAHEEEVLARIAKGLVYTESEAAFQAPRRRTAQIFEYNHTPPGDTEKRRSLLVAIFGSVGERTVLLPPFHAGFGSNVHIGDDFFGNVNLTFVDDVDIRIGNGVMIAPSVTLTTTGHPVHPSRRADFGRFSEPIVIEDKAWIGSNAVVLPGVRIGYGSVIGAGSVVSHSIPPMTVAVGTPCRVVRAITDEDLTTRTAGH, from the coding sequence GTGACGCATGCTCACGAGGAGGAAGTCCTGGCCCGGATCGCCAAGGGGCTGGTCTACACGGAGTCGGAAGCGGCCTTCCAGGCCCCTAGGCGCCGCACCGCGCAGATCTTCGAGTACAACCACACACCACCGGGCGACACGGAGAAACGCCGATCGCTGCTTGTCGCGATCTTCGGCTCGGTCGGTGAACGCACGGTGCTGCTGCCGCCGTTCCACGCCGGGTTCGGCAGCAACGTCCACATCGGCGACGACTTCTTCGGGAACGTGAACCTCACCTTCGTCGACGACGTGGACATCCGCATAGGTAACGGTGTCATGATCGCGCCCAGCGTGACACTGACCACGACGGGACACCCGGTGCATCCCTCGCGGCGCGCGGACTTCGGGCGGTTCTCAGAACCGATCGTGATCGAGGACAAGGCGTGGATCGGCAGCAACGCGGTGGTCCTGCCCGGCGTCCGTATCGGATACGGCTCGGTCATCGGCGCCGGCAGCGTCGTCAGCCACAGCATTCCCCCGATGACCGTCGCGGTCGGAACCCCTTGCCGGGTGGTCCGCGCCATCACGGACGAGGACCTCACCACACGTACCGCCGGGCATTAG